CCGATGAAGGCCGAGGATCTCGAGCCTGGCACTTGCTTTGGTGAAGAAGGTTTGCTGATGCGCAGCCCAAGTCCGGTCACCATCCGGCTGACAAGCGACTGCCGGCTGCTCACGCTGGAGCGGGGAGCCTTCGAGCGACTGCTTGCGCGGCCTATGGTGCGGGAGGTCGACGTGCATGTTGCCAAAACCATGCACGATCGCGGCTACGCGCTTGTCGATGTGCGACTGCAGGAAGAATACGACGAGTTGCGCATTCCCGGCTCGCAACTGATCCCCTTATCTCAGCTGAAGCAGCGCGTGAGTGAGTTGGACGCTGAGAAGGAATACCTGGTTTATTGCCGCTCCGGCAGGCGCAGCTCCGTGGCCACTTTTATGCTCTCGAAACTGGGCTTTCGCGCCACCAACATGGCGGGCGGGATCACGGCCTGGCCCTTCGGTGTCGAAGGCGAGGATGCGCTGATCTCAACTCTGGATGAGGGCTTTGCCAGCGGCGATTGACGAGCAAGACTCCCAATATAATCAAGCTGGTCTTGTTCCCGCGCGATTTCTACGGCTCTACGACACTTCGGCGCATTCTCTCTGGCGCTGGCTGCCCGGATGTCAGAACCTGCCTCGCAGGTTCAGCAGTGCTAGCGGGTGTGACCTCTCAATTGCTAAGATGGTGGGCTTTTTTGCACGCGAGCCCAAGGGAACATGTCTCAATCCTCGATATCCCAATTAGCAGAGCAGATCACGCGAAGGCGCACCTTCGCGATCATCTCTCACCCGGACGCTGGTAAGACCACGCTGACCGAAAAGCTCTTGCTGTTCGGCGGCGCCATTCAGATGGCCGGAACCGTCAAAGGCCGCAAGGCTGCGCGCCATGCCACCTCTGACTGGATGGAGCTGGAAAAACAGCGCGGCATCTCGGTGACTTCCTCGGTGATGCAGTTTCCCCATGGGGAGGCCATCGTCAACTTGCTTGATACGCCGGGCCATGAAGACTTCTCGGAAGATACCTATCGCACTCTGACTGCGGTGGATGCGGCGCTCATGGTCATCGACGTGGCCAAGGGCGTCGAGGACCGCACCATCAAGCTAATGGACGTCTGCCGGCTGCGCAACACGCCCATCCTGACCTTCGTCAACAAGCTCGACCGGGAAGGGCGGGATGCCATCGATATCCTCGATGAGATCGAGTCCGTGCTCAAAATCCAATGCGCGCCCGTGACCTGGCCCATCGGCATGGGCAAACGGTTCAAGGGGGTCTATGACCTGCGCCATGACCGCACCCATTTGTTCAGCGCAACCCACGGTGGCCGGATTCAGGAAGGTGAGACCATCGAGGGCCTGAACAATCCGCGTCTAGACGAGATCGTCGGCGATCAGGCCCAGGAGCTGCGCGACGAGCTGGAGCTGGTGCAGGGCGCCAGTCACGAATTCGATCATGCGGATTATCTGGCCGGTATCCAGACGCCGGTGTTCTTCGGCTCAGCCATCAACAACTTCGGCGTCAAGGAGTTGCTCGACGCCTTCGTCGACTACGCCCCGGCGCCGCTGCCGCGCCAGACCCGCTCGCGCGAGGTTGAACCGGCTGAGTCCAACTTCAGCGGATTCGTGTTCAAGATTCAGGCGAACATGGACCCGGCGCACCGCGACCGCGTCGCCTTCCTGCGCGTCTGCTCCGGCAGCTACAAAAAGGGCATGAAAATGCGCCATGTGCGCATCGGCAAGACAGTGCAAGTGGCCAATGCCATCACCTTTCAGGCCGACGAGCGCCGCCATGTCGAGGAAGCCTGGCCGGGCGACATCATCGGTTTGCACAACCACGGGACCATTCAGATCGGCGACACCTT
Above is a genomic segment from Thiorhodovibrio litoralis containing:
- a CDS encoding peptide chain release factor 3 produces the protein MSQSSISQLAEQITRRRTFAIISHPDAGKTTLTEKLLLFGGAIQMAGTVKGRKAARHATSDWMELEKQRGISVTSSVMQFPHGEAIVNLLDTPGHEDFSEDTYRTLTAVDAALMVIDVAKGVEDRTIKLMDVCRLRNTPILTFVNKLDREGRDAIDILDEIESVLKIQCAPVTWPIGMGKRFKGVYDLRHDRTHLFSATHGGRIQEGETIEGLNNPRLDEIVGDQAQELRDELELVQGASHEFDHADYLAGIQTPVFFGSAINNFGVKELLDAFVDYAPAPLPRQTRSREVEPAESNFSGFVFKIQANMDPAHRDRVAFLRVCSGSYKKGMKMRHVRIGKTVQVANAITFQADERRHVEEAWPGDIIGLHNHGTIQIGDTFTEGEDLKYEGIPYFAPELFRRVVLKDPLKMKALQKGVLQLCEEGATQVFRPRKNNDLILGAVGILQFDVAAYRLRDEYGVEAVVEPISVALARWVRCDDAKMLARFEDKAYDNLALDGDDQLVYLAPTRVNLQLTQERWPDIEFLATREL